A window of Maioricimonas rarisocia genomic DNA:
AGCGAAGACGAAACCATCGCCAACCTCGCCAGCGGCATCAAGCGGTTCACGTTGCCGGACGAATTCAACTTCATCGCGATCTGCCGCCGGCTGGCCGAAGCGGATGATTCGTATGCCGAACGGTCGCTGACCATGCTCGCCAACATCTTCGCGAACCGCCAGCAGTACCCGAAGGCAGCGAAGCAATGGCGGGAAATCATCGAACGGTTCGGCGACAATCGAAACAGCAAGAAACAGCAGCTGGACCAGATCGTCGGCAACTGGGGGCAGTTCGAAGCGGTCGAGTCGCAGGCGGCCGGGGCCGGGACGGACGTGGAATACCGCTTCCGCAACGGCACGGAGGTCGCGTTCGAGGCGTACGAAATCAAGGTTTCGCAACTGCTCGACGACGTCAAGGCGTACCTGAAGTCGCGCCCTGCCCAGGTCGACTGGAACAAACTGCAGATCGACCGGATCGGCTGGCAGATTGTCCAGCAGAACGAGACGAAGTACCGCGGCGAGCGCGTCGCACAGTGGACGACAGAGCTCGATCCGCGTCCCGACCATCTCGACCGCCGCATCACGGTCAGCACGCCACTTCGCAAGGCGGGAGCGTATCTCGTCATCGCGAAGATGAAGGACGGCAACACCAGCCGGATCGTGCTGTGGCTGAATGACACGGCGCTTGTCCGCAAGCCGCTGAGCGACAAGTCGCTCTACTACGTGGCCGACGCCGTCACGGGAGCCCCGATTGAGAAGGCGAACGTCGAACTCTTCGGCTGGCGGCAGGAACGGGTCCCGAATACCAGACGGGACTACCGGGTCATCACCCGCAACTTTGCCGAGTTCACTGACGAGAACGGCCTGGTGCAGGCCGATGTGAAGTCGTTGGATCCCCAGTTCCAATGGATGGCGATCGCCCGGACCGACAGTGGACGGCTGGCCTACCTGGGCTTTACCGGTATCTGGTACGGACACTATGCCCGGCAGAAGTATGAGCAGACGAAGGTCTTCACGATCACCGACCGACCGGTCTACCGCCCGGCCCAGACGGTCAAGTTCAAGTTCTGGGTCCGCGAAGTCCGCTACGATGTGCCGGACCGCAGCCGGTTCGCCAATCGCACCTTCACCGTCAAGATCCACGATCCGGAGGGGACCGAGGTCTTCAGCGACGCGATCGAAACGGACGAATACGGCGGACTGCTGGGCGAATTCCCACTCTCCGAAGACGCGAAGCTCGGACAGTACGGCATCGTGCTGGAACCGCAGAACGGAATTCACGGTGGCGGTAACTTCCGCGTCGAAGAGTACAAGAAGCCGGAATTCGAAGTCCTTGTCGAAGCTCCCGGCAAGCCGGTGATGCTCGGCGAAACCGTGACGGCCAAAGTGCAGGCGAAGTACTACTTCGGTGCTCCCGTCACCAACGCAACCGTCAACATCAAGGTCGAACGTCACTCGCATGACGGCCGGTGGTATCCGTACGCCCCGTGGGACTGGCTGTACGGCGAAGGATACTGGTGGTTCCAGCCGAACATGGACTGGTATCCCGGATTCACACGTTGGGGCTGCCTGGCGCCCACACCACCCTGGTGGGGTCATCGTCAGGATCCGCCGGAACTGGTCCTGCAGCAGGACGTTTCCATCAGCGCCGACGGCACAGCCGAGATCGAGATCGACACGTCACTCGCCAAAGCCCTGCATGGTGACCAGGACCACGAGTACAAGATCACCGCGGAGGTGACCGATGCCTCCCGGCGGACGATCGTTGGCAACGGTTCGGTCCTCGTCGCCCGCGAGCCATTCAAAGTGTTTGCCTGGACCGATCGCGGACATTACCGCGTGGGACAGACGATTCACACCCGCTTTCAGGCCCGCACGCTCGATGGTCGCGGCGTCGAAGGAACCGGCACGCTCAAGCTGCTCAAGGTGACCTACGACGACGACGGAACCCCGAGTGAACAGGTCGCTCAGGAGTGGGACCTCGCCACCGATGCCGATGGCTCTGCCGAGCAGGAGATCACGGCGAACGAGGCAGGACAGTACCGACTGTCGTACACCGTCACCGACGATGAGGGGCACACCGTTGAAGGTGGCTACCTGTTCGTCATCCGTGGCGAGGGCTTCGACGGGTCGGAGTTCCGCTTCAACGATCTGGAACTCATTACCGACAGGAAGGACTACAAGCCCGGTGAGAGCATCGAACTGCTCATCAACACCAACCGGGTCGGTTCGACCGTGCTGCTGTTCCTGCGGCCGGAAAACGGCACCTATGCCGGACCGCCCCGGGTGCTGAAATTGGACGGCAAGAGCCGCGTCGTCGATGTGCAGGTCGCGACGGCCGACATGCCGAACTTCTATATTGAAGCAGTCACGATCGCGCATGGCGATGTGCATACCGTCGTGCGGGAAGTGGTTGTCCCGCCGGAGCAGCGCGTCCTCAACGTCGAGGTGCTCCCCTCGAAAGACGAGTACCTGCCGGGTGAAAAGGCCCGCGTGCGGGTCAAGCTGACCGACGCGAGCGGCGAACCGTTCGTCGGGTCGATGGTGATGAGCGTCTACGACCGGGCGGTCGAGTACATCTCGGGCGGCTCGAACGTCGCGGAGATTCGCGAGTTCTTCTGGAAGTGGCGGCGGAATCACAACCCCCGGACGGAAGACAACCTCTCCCGCTGGTTCGGCCCCCTGCTCAAGCAGGGTGAAACGGCGATGCACAACCTGGGTGTCTTCGGCGGGATGGTCGCCGATCAGGATGTCGGGGAGAAGTCCGATGTCGCCGACAAACGGCTGGAGACACTGCAGTCCCGCCGCCGCGGGCGCGGCATGGATTACGGCATGTCGGCTCCTCAAGCCGCACAGCCGATGTCTGCACCGGCGGACGGGTTGATGGGCGAGAGTGGCGCAATCGGTGGCGGAGGCGAAGGAGGAGGAGGCGAGATGGTCCAGCCAACCGTCCGTACCCGGTTCGCCGACACCGCCTTCTGGAAAGGCAACCTCACCACCAACCGGAAGGGGATCGCCCGCGTCAACTTCGACATGCCGGAGAATCTGACCGGCTGGAAGATCCGCACCTGGGCGATGGGCCATGGCACCCGCGTCGGCGAGGGGACGGCGGAGGTCGTCACCAGCAAGAACCTGATCGTCCGGCTGCAGGCCCCGCGATTTTTCGTTGAACGGGACGAAGTCGTCCTTTCTGCAGTCGTTCACAACTACCTCGACGAAGACAAGCAGGCACGCGTCGAACTGAATCTCGACGGCGGCACGCTCGTGCCACTGAAGACCTCGGGCCTGGCTTCGGGTGGCATCCCCGGCCAGGTCGACACGTCGGCGCCATGGTACCGCGAGGTCACCGTGCCGGCCGATGGCGAAGTTCGCGTCGACTGGCGCGTGAAGGTCGTCTCGCCGGGCGAAGCGACCGTCACGATGAAGGCCCTGACCGACGAAGAGTCGGACGCAATGCAGATGACCTTCCCGGTCTTCGTGCACGGGATGCTGAAGACCGAGTCGTACTCCGGCGTCGTCCGCATCGGCGAAGAGGCCGGCCGGCTCGATCTGGATGTCCCCTCCGAGCGGAAGCCGGAGCAGAGCCGGCTGGAGATCCGCTATTCACCCACGCTCGCCGGTGCGATGGTGGATGCTCTGCCGTACCTGGTCGAGTACCCGTACGGCTGCACCGAGCAGACGCTCAACCGCTTCCTGCCGACGGTCATCACGCAGAACATTCTGCAGCGGATGAACCTCGATCTGGCGGCGATCCGTGAGAAGCGGACGAACCTGAACGCCCAGGAAATCGGCGAAGACAGCGAGCGGGCCGCGCAGTGGAAACGGTACGACCGCAACCCTGTCTTCGACGAAGCCGAGGTCGCCCGCATGGTCAAGCAGGGTGTCCAGGACCTGACGGCGATGCAGCTCTCCGACGGCGGCTGGGGCTGGTTCTCCGGCTATGGCGAGCATTCGTGGCCGCACACGACCGCGGTCGTCGTGCATGGTCTGCAGATTGCCCAGCAGAATGACATTGCACTCGTCCCTGGCGTCCTCGACCGCGGCGTCGAATGGCTCAAGCAGTACCAGCAGAAGCAGATCGAACTGCTCCAGGAAGGGGATCGACGTCGAGACGGCGGCGAGAAACGCAAGAAGCCCTACAAGAACCACGCCGACAACACCGACGCGTTCGTCTTCATGGTGCTGGTCGATGCCGGCCAGGTGGACGAAACGATGCAGCAGTACCTGTACCGCGACCGCACTCACCTGTCGCTGTACGCGAAGGGAATGTTCGGGCTGGCGCTCGACGCGATCGGGGCCGACGAGCAGCGGGACATGCTCATCCGCAACATCGATCAGTTCCTCGTCGTCGACGACGAAAACCAGACCGCGTACCTCGACACGCCCAACGGCGGATACTGGTGGTACTGGTACGGCGATTCGATCGAAGCGAACGCCTACTACCTCAAGCTGCTCACGCGGGTGAACGCGAAGGATCCGAAGGCGGCCGGGCTGGTCAAATACCTGCTCAACAACCGCAAACACGCCACTTACTGGAAGAGCACGCGCGACACGGCCATCTGCATCGAGGCAATGGCCGAGTACCTCGTCGCCTCGGGTGAAGCCGAGCCGCACATGCTCGTCGAAGTGTGGATGGATGGCGAACTGAAGCAGTCGGTCGAAATCACGCCGGACGTGCTGTTCACCTTCGACAACTCCTTCGTCATCGAGGGGACCGACATCGAAGATGGTCGGCATGTGGTCGAACTCCGCCGCCGATCGCTGAATGGCGGCGAGGCAGGTCCGCTGTACTACAACGCCTATCTGACGAACTTCACCACCGAGGACTTCATCACGAAGGCCGGCCTGGAAGTGAAAGTGCAGCGGAAGTTCTACCGGCTCACGCAGCGGGAAGACGCGACCGAGGTCGTGCGGGGTGCCTCCGGCCAGATCATCGACCAGCAGGCGCTCAAGTACGATCGCGAAGAGCTGCCGAACCTGGCGTCGGTGAAGAGCGGCGACCTGATCGAAATCGAACTCGAGATCGATTCGAAGAACGACTACGAGTACGTCGTCTTCGAGGACATGAAGGCGGCCGGCTGCGAGCCGGTGACGCTGCAGTCCGGCTATACGAAGGGTGGCCTAGGGGCGTACGTCGAGTTCCGGGACGAAAAAGTGTCGTTCTTCATGCGGCAGCTGGCCCGCGGCAAGCACAGCGTGAGTTATCGCCTGCGGGCCGAGATCCCGGGACAGTTCTCGGCACTGCCGACCAAGGCGTACGCGATGTACGCCCCGGAACTCCGCGGCAACTCGGACGAGATGAAGCTGAAGATCGTCGATACGGAGCCTGCTCACTGACAGCGGACGGGCCAACCACGGAGTTGTCATGACGGTGCGTCGCCCCGGAGGATGAAAACGGGAGTCTTGCTGGGGAGGCGGCTCATGCGTGAGATGGGTGGCCGGGGTCGGAACGAGCGGAGCGAGTGGAGCCCCCGGGATCGTTTCCCGGGGCGCCAGCGTCTATTTTCATAAGAGTCACGGAAGCACGGAAGCACGGAAGCACGGAAGCACGGAGAAGACCAGGCGAGCGGGGCCGGGTGCCGTGGCTGGAGCGAGCATCGCGAGCGAAGCCACGGACGAGCGTCATTCCAGCCGTAGGGTGCGTCACGGCATGTATGGGGAGTGAAGTAGGCTGGGACTGGTCCCAGCACACCCGGTGTGCGCCGTTCACTTGTGTAGGGTGCGTCACGGTACACCGATTATCGGCGCTCAACAAAGGCCATGCATCGCGCGCCTTTCAACCCGTGACGCACCATCAAAGCTGATTGGACGCCCCACCACAGATTGAATGGTGCGTCGCCTTCGGCGACAGCACCGTACGGGACTCTCGCCTCGCATCCGGGGTGCCATGGCCTCGCCGCGCGGCGGCGTGGCCATGCGGCTTCCTCAATTTGTACGCTTCACACCGTGTGAACCACGCCCATCACTCCGCTGCGCTTCGTTCTGGGCCGTGCCACCCGCCCGTGACGCACCACCCGCAGTTCACACGCGAACCACTCACGAACTGTCCGTCCGGGTAGCCGGGGTCGAAACGAGTGCAGCGAGTGAAGGCGCCGGAATCGTTCGCACAACCGACGGCGTCTGCTCGTGCAATACGCTCGGAGACACGAATAGACGAAGGCGAGCCCGGTGCGTGAGCACCGGGATAAGAACTGCCGCAGAGTGGAGCGGACAACCTGCCTGTCCGGCATCGCAAGAGAGTAGGCTGGGACTGGTCCCAGCGTTTCGAATGCTGCACGGGCAGAGCCCTGCAGGCGTCCAATGCTCGTTCGGTGGTGGAACGTCGTGGCAGCTTCCTCCTGTCGCTTAGCGGCCCGCGCACGGCTCGCAGAGCCGTGGCACACACCGGTTCCAACCGGCCGCGATGAACGCCGTGCTCACTCTCCGGCCGGCACCAGCCGGCCGGACCATCCGACGCGCACCCGAAGCCGGTGTTTCTGAAGCCCCGTCTGCACGCTCTCCCGCCTTCTTTCCGTGCCAGGCTCTGCCGTGACCACTGCTCTGTTGCGTCTGCTGCCCGCTTGCGCGCTGCTCCTGATCCCCTGCACTGCTCCGGCTGGCAACTTCGAATGCGTTGATCCCGCCATTCGCACCGCTGCCGAGGCGGCCCGCCTCCGTTCAGCCCGGTTCTGGACCGGACGCGACCTTCCCGGCCGCTGGGCCCATCCCTGCCCGATCACGGTTCGACTCGACCGGAGTACCGGCGGCGGCATGACCCGGTTCACCTTTGCCGGCGGTGAGGTCTTCGGCTGGTCGATGCTCGTCTGCGGAACCCGGCAGGCGATTCTCGAGGACGTCATCCCGCACGAGGTGGACCATGCCGTGCGGGCCTCGATCGTGCGTCGCCCTGTCATCCGCTGGCTCGACGAGGGATGCGCATCGCTGATGGAGTCTCCCGCATCCCACGCCCGGCTGCGCCGCAGCGTGCTTGATGTCGATGGTCGCCGCCTGCTGACGACCTGGCTCGACCGTTCCGACTATCCGACCGACGGCCACGAACTGGCCGGCCTTTATGCCGTGGGATTCTCGTTCGTCGAGTTCCTGCTCGAGCGCGGCGGTCCGCAGCAACTCCTCGACCTGCAGCGCGATCCCCGGCGGCCATCTGCGAAGTTCCCCGATCATTACGGAGCCGACGCGGACCGGCTCATCGATGGATGGCAGGCGTGGCTTCCCCGCAGGCTCCGTCAGGGGGTGACGTGTGACTGCTGCGGCTGCGCCGTCCACACTCCCGCTCCTTTCACCAGGGATGACCGGCCGGTGCTGACCGTCTGGACCTCGCAGACCTGCGGTCCCTGCCGGCAGTTCCGCTACGACCTTCGGACCAATGCCGCCTTCCGCGAGGCAATCGAGTCCCGGTTCCGCATCGAGACAATCGACGTCGACCGTGAGCGCGAGCGGGCCCAGTCGGCAGGAATTCACGCCGTCCCAACCTTCGTGATCGACGACATTCGGGTGGAAGGATACCGGGGCCCGGCCTGGCTGATGCAGCAGCTCATGCAGCCGGTCGGCAAGCCGGAGTCACCAGACGGCGATGCAGCCCCTTCGTCAACCGACGCGCCGGACGACGCCTCCGCTGATGATGAGCCGGCCGACGACGCGTCCCACTCCGATGCATCGGCGGAGGAACCGGCGCCGTCCGCTCCTCCTTCGCCGGGCTCCTCCCCTGCCCCCGCAGCGCCGGTCATCACGGCATCCGGTGCCGGCACGTTCCTGCTGTCGCTGGCCGAACTGACTCTGGTCATCGGCGGATCGGCCGCGACCGGAGGCGCAGGAACCGCCCTGGCGGTCGGACTTTCGCGACTGCTGCTGCGAAGGATTCGCCGACGCGGAACCGACCGTCGCCGCGACGTCCCCACGGAGCGAAAGGAGGACGACCTGCCGCGTGCCCCCTTTCCCCGCGAGCTGGATGAAGCACGTGAACTGCTTGCGATCCGGCAGTCAGAGGGACGTGTGGCGGTACTTGATGCGCTGCGAGGAATGTTTTTCGACGACGAATGCGACCGCCTGCTCGAACGGGGCGAGGAATGCGAAGTCCGCACGGTCCGGCAACTTCGTGAGCGGATCGACACCCGCGTCGATGAGGTCGCGCCGCTCTCCGTCCGGGCCGCGTAGTTTTGCGTCTCGCACACCGCTCGAATGACTCACTTCTTCCCACTCTGAATGGACGACTGACATGCCGATTGGTGATCCGGGACGGGAACAGTTTCGCCGGGCGATCGTGACGCTCCGGAATCTGCACATTGCTGCGGCCCTTTCGCCGCTGTTCACGATGCGGGCCGAGCTGCTCGCCAACGACGAGCTGAGCGACCGGGGCGGCTTCGACGATCCGACGCGGGACCATCTGGTCCGGTTGCTGATTCACTGCGACCGCTGGCGGCGGCGGGTGACGCACAACCCCGAGCAGCAGGATCTGGGAGACCGGATCGAGCGGGCCCTCGACACCAACGTCGAGCTGTCGCCGGGGGACACACCGTTCGGCGGCGACGACATCCAGAACCAGAGCGGTGGGCTGATCGATCTGCCGTTCGCGCTGGACGGTTCCGATCCGGACATTCCGCTGCAGTCACAACTGAAGCTCAAGAGCACGCACGCGATCGTCCTGCTGGGAGCGATCGACAAGGGGATCGTCGCATGGACGCGGCTGAACAGCCGGGACCGGACGCGGTTCATTACCCGGTATGATTCCATGCGGATCTACGGTCACTATCAGGAACTGCTCGGATACCTGACGGCCTTCGGCGGCGATGAAAACCGGGTCGACGTGGCCCAGGTGCTGCCGTCGGAAGAACCGCTCGGCCCGGATGACAGTCCGAATCGGAAGGCGGAAACGACACGGGCCGGGGCCGAGTCCTGAGCAGTGAGGGAAAGCCTACCGGCTGCGTCCGGTGGGCTGGCGTCTTGGTGGCAAGATCGCCCCCGACTCACAGAGCCGTGGCATTCTGAGGGGCAGGCTGGGACTGGTCCCAGCATTTCGAAAAGCCCCGAGACGCCTCGCCGCGGCGCGTACGAACAGGCGCCTGCCCCCGGCCGACAAAAGCCGGCCCTACCCTGCTGCCAACGGTGCGTCGCCTGCGGCGAGAGCACCCTACTCACCTACTGCCGACTGAGGCCGTGACGATTTGAACGTAGGCTGGGACTGGTCCCAGCATTTCGAAAAGCCCCGAGACGCCTCGCCGCGGCGCGTACGAACAGGCACCTGCCCCCAGCCGGCAATAGCCGGCCCTACCTCGCTTCAAATGGTGCGTCGCTTGCGGCGAGAGCACCCGGCGCGTTTTTCACAGAACGTCACAAACGGCACCGGCAGAGCCGGTGGCACACGTCCTTCCGCTAATTCTTCACCGCTCCAAACGCGGCGAAGCAGGTGTGGCGGTGCAGAACGGTCGTTGCCGCAAAGCCGACCTTGCGGAGCATGTCGAGCTGGAACGTGAGAGGCCGGGGCGAGTCTTCCTTCTCGATGTAGTCGAAGACGTGATCCCGAAACGCCTCGTCTTCCAGCTCCGTCAGGTAATTGCCGTACCGCTCGCGCATCAGCTTTTCGACCGCGGGAATCGAACTGCTCACCAGGTCGAATACCCAGATTGATCCGCCGGGCCGTAGAGCCGTGTGGAACCGGCCGAACACCTGCTCCCATTCGTCCTCGCCCCGCAGGTGATGCAGCACGGCACCGGCCAGGATGACATCGCAGGTCGATTCGCCCAGCTCTGCGGTGCGGACGTCTCCCTGTTGAGCCTGAACGCTGCCGGTCGTGGCGGCGGAGATCCGTTCGACCGCCCGGTCCAGCATCGGCTGGCTGAGGTCGATGAGTGAGACATCGAGCCCCGGCACTCGGGCCAGCAGCTTGAGCGTGAAGTTTCCGGCGCCACAGCCGACGTCCAGCACGGCCCGGGCCTGCGGTGTCACACGGCTGGCCGCCTGGGTGATCAGATCGAGTGCGAGGGGCGAATCGATCGCGGTCCGCTGACCGGATTCCAGGTTCGAGAAACGTTCAACCTGCGCGTCGAAACGCTCGCGGATCTCGTCGTTGGTGGACTTGTTCATCGGCGGAGAAGTAATCGGGGCGGCCCGGAAATCGTCCGCCGGATCAAGGGAACGCCCATCGGCTGCGTCCGGTGGG
This region includes:
- a CDS encoding alpha-2-macroglobulin family protein, which gives rise to MSLRILLPVCVTLFAGALLLMADDPSKSDQRTAAERLFKDGNYTEAYDTYRKLAVDRATAGEQAANDLEQAVQCLQNLNRLGEFDELLDDALAAHEDDWQVWREAAREIARINHHGFIVAGEFERGQRRGGGQYVQSFERDRTQSIQWMETARQKLPGDLAAEQKANFFMEFAGLLMNGRQGNGAWRLQDLTSLEELPDFEEGYRGWGWSPAQGAPVDADGNPIYYHIPASFDKAANDGERWRWCLEQVAVHRPSRRNEVDYEFASFLHQQFGVQTAAQRGIILPRGDLDGDDDQADESSVYAVRTLSEDETIANLASGIKRFTLPDEFNFIAICRRLAEADDSYAERSLTMLANIFANRQQYPKAAKQWREIIERFGDNRNSKKQQLDQIVGNWGQFEAVESQAAGAGTDVEYRFRNGTEVAFEAYEIKVSQLLDDVKAYLKSRPAQVDWNKLQIDRIGWQIVQQNETKYRGERVAQWTTELDPRPDHLDRRITVSTPLRKAGAYLVIAKMKDGNTSRIVLWLNDTALVRKPLSDKSLYYVADAVTGAPIEKANVELFGWRQERVPNTRRDYRVITRNFAEFTDENGLVQADVKSLDPQFQWMAIARTDSGRLAYLGFTGIWYGHYARQKYEQTKVFTITDRPVYRPAQTVKFKFWVREVRYDVPDRSRFANRTFTVKIHDPEGTEVFSDAIETDEYGGLLGEFPLSEDAKLGQYGIVLEPQNGIHGGGNFRVEEYKKPEFEVLVEAPGKPVMLGETVTAKVQAKYYFGAPVTNATVNIKVERHSHDGRWYPYAPWDWLYGEGYWWFQPNMDWYPGFTRWGCLAPTPPWWGHRQDPPELVLQQDVSISADGTAEIEIDTSLAKALHGDQDHEYKITAEVTDASRRTIVGNGSVLVAREPFKVFAWTDRGHYRVGQTIHTRFQARTLDGRGVEGTGTLKLLKVTYDDDGTPSEQVAQEWDLATDADGSAEQEITANEAGQYRLSYTVTDDEGHTVEGGYLFVIRGEGFDGSEFRFNDLELITDRKDYKPGESIELLINTNRVGSTVLLFLRPENGTYAGPPRVLKLDGKSRVVDVQVATADMPNFYIEAVTIAHGDVHTVVREVVVPPEQRVLNVEVLPSKDEYLPGEKARVRVKLTDASGEPFVGSMVMSVYDRAVEYISGGSNVAEIREFFWKWRRNHNPRTEDNLSRWFGPLLKQGETAMHNLGVFGGMVADQDVGEKSDVADKRLETLQSRRRGRGMDYGMSAPQAAQPMSAPADGLMGESGAIGGGGEGGGGEMVQPTVRTRFADTAFWKGNLTTNRKGIARVNFDMPENLTGWKIRTWAMGHGTRVGEGTAEVVTSKNLIVRLQAPRFFVERDEVVLSAVVHNYLDEDKQARVELNLDGGTLVPLKTSGLASGGIPGQVDTSAPWYREVTVPADGEVRVDWRVKVVSPGEATVTMKALTDEESDAMQMTFPVFVHGMLKTESYSGVVRIGEEAGRLDLDVPSERKPEQSRLEIRYSPTLAGAMVDALPYLVEYPYGCTEQTLNRFLPTVITQNILQRMNLDLAAIREKRTNLNAQEIGEDSERAAQWKRYDRNPVFDEAEVARMVKQGVQDLTAMQLSDGGWGWFSGYGEHSWPHTTAVVVHGLQIAQQNDIALVPGVLDRGVEWLKQYQQKQIELLQEGDRRRDGGEKRKKPYKNHADNTDAFVFMVLVDAGQVDETMQQYLYRDRTHLSLYAKGMFGLALDAIGADEQRDMLIRNIDQFLVVDDENQTAYLDTPNGGYWWYWYGDSIEANAYYLKLLTRVNAKDPKAAGLVKYLLNNRKHATYWKSTRDTAICIEAMAEYLVASGEAEPHMLVEVWMDGELKQSVEITPDVLFTFDNSFVIEGTDIEDGRHVVELRRRSLNGGEAGPLYYNAYLTNFTTEDFITKAGLEVKVQRKFYRLTQREDATEVVRGASGQIIDQQALKYDREELPNLASVKSGDLIEIELEIDSKNDYEYVVFEDMKAAGCEPVTLQSGYTKGGLGAYVEFRDEKVSFFMRQLARGKHSVSYRLRAEIPGQFSALPTKAYAMYAPELRGNSDEMKLKIVDTEPAH
- a CDS encoding thioredoxin fold domain-containing protein translates to MTTALLRLLPACALLLIPCTAPAGNFECVDPAIRTAAEAARLRSARFWTGRDLPGRWAHPCPITVRLDRSTGGGMTRFTFAGGEVFGWSMLVCGTRQAILEDVIPHEVDHAVRASIVRRPVIRWLDEGCASLMESPASHARLRRSVLDVDGRRLLTTWLDRSDYPTDGHELAGLYAVGFSFVEFLLERGGPQQLLDLQRDPRRPSAKFPDHYGADADRLIDGWQAWLPRRLRQGVTCDCCGCAVHTPAPFTRDDRPVLTVWTSQTCGPCRQFRYDLRTNAAFREAIESRFRIETIDVDRERERAQSAGIHAVPTFVIDDIRVEGYRGPAWLMQQLMQPVGKPESPDGDAAPSSTDAPDDASADDEPADDASHSDASAEEPAPSAPPSPGSSPAPAAPVITASGAGTFLLSLAELTLVIGGSAATGGAGTALAVGLSRLLLRRIRRRGTDRRRDVPTERKEDDLPRAPFPRELDEARELLAIRQSEGRVAVLDALRGMFFDDECDRLLERGEECEVRTVRQLRERIDTRVDEVAPLSVRAA
- a CDS encoding class I SAM-dependent methyltransferase — protein: MNKSTNDEIRERFDAQVERFSNLESGQRTAIDSPLALDLITQAASRVTPQARAVLDVGCGAGNFTLKLLARVPGLDVSLIDLSQPMLDRAVERISAATTGSVQAQQGDVRTAELGESTCDVILAGAVLHHLRGEDEWEQVFGRFHTALRPGGSIWVFDLVSSSIPAVEKLMRERYGNYLTELEDEAFRDHVFDYIEKEDSPRPLTFQLDMLRKVGFAATTVLHRHTCFAAFGAVKN